The following proteins are co-located in the Pedobacter sp. FW305-3-2-15-E-R2A2 genome:
- the pruA gene encoding L-glutamate gamma-semialdehyde dehydrogenase, giving the protein MLKGFFNVPTPTNEPILGYAPGSKERELLKAAIADARSKKIDIPMYIDGKEVHTENKGKATPPHDHQHILAEYSKGNKDHVKQAIDAALAAKANWENLAWEHRAAIFLKAADLIAGPYRYKLNAATMLGQSKNAYQAEIDSACELIDFLRFNVSYMSEIYKQQPPVSPKGSWNRVEQRPLEGFVFALTPFNFTAIAGNLPTSAAMMGNVVVWKPANTQIYSANVLMQIFREAGLPDGVINLVYVSGPEAGEVIFNHPDFAGIHFTGSTGVFQDIWKTIGNNIHKFKTYPRIVGETGGKDFILVHGSAEAESSSTAIIRGSFEYQGQKCSAASRVYVAKSIWPKVKEFMLRDLATFKMGGTEDFGNFINAVIDGNSFDKLTKYIDEAKNDKSVEVIAGGNYDKSKGYFIEPTVLVVQDPKYVTMCEELFGPVLTLYVYDDEEFDQILDIVDSTSIYALTGAVIAQDRYAIEKATHRLRNAAGNFYINDKCTGAVVGQQPFGGARGSGTNDKAGSMINLLRWVSPRTIKETFDPPKDYRYPFLSND; this is encoded by the coding sequence ATGCTTAAAGGATTTTTTAACGTACCCACTCCGACCAATGAGCCGATTTTAGGCTATGCTCCCGGAAGTAAAGAACGTGAACTTTTGAAGGCTGCAATAGCCGATGCCCGCTCTAAAAAAATTGACATCCCAATGTACATTGACGGGAAGGAAGTGCATACGGAAAATAAAGGAAAAGCAACTCCTCCACACGACCATCAGCACATTCTTGCTGAATACAGTAAGGGGAATAAAGACCATGTAAAACAAGCTATTGATGCCGCTCTGGCCGCAAAAGCAAACTGGGAAAATCTGGCATGGGAACATCGTGCAGCGATCTTCTTAAAAGCAGCCGATCTTATTGCCGGACCATACCGTTATAAACTGAATGCAGCAACCATGTTGGGACAGTCGAAAAATGCCTATCAGGCAGAGATTGATTCGGCATGTGAGCTGATCGACTTCCTTCGTTTTAACGTAAGTTATATGTCGGAAATCTATAAACAACAACCTCCGGTTTCCCCTAAAGGATCATGGAACAGGGTAGAACAACGTCCTTTAGAAGGATTCGTATTCGCTTTAACCCCATTCAACTTTACGGCAATCGCTGGAAACCTGCCAACATCCGCAGCAATGATGGGAAATGTGGTAGTTTGGAAACCCGCAAATACACAAATCTATTCTGCAAATGTATTGATGCAGATCTTCAGAGAAGCAGGATTGCCTGATGGCGTAATCAACCTGGTTTATGTTTCCGGACCGGAAGCAGGTGAAGTGATCTTCAACCATCCTGACTTTGCAGGTATTCACTTTACAGGATCTACAGGCGTATTCCAGGACATCTGGAAAACAATTGGAAATAACATTCATAAATTTAAAACTTACCCACGTATCGTTGGTGAAACAGGTGGTAAAGATTTTATCCTTGTTCATGGTTCAGCAGAAGCAGAATCATCCAGCACAGCGATCATCCGCGGTTCATTTGAATACCAGGGACAAAAATGTTCTGCTGCTTCACGTGTTTATGTAGCAAAAAGCATCTGGCCTAAGGTCAAAGAATTTATGTTGCGCGACTTAGCGACCTTCAAAATGGGCGGAACAGAAGATTTTGGCAATTTCATCAATGCAGTAATCGATGGCAACTCTTTCGATAAACTGACAAAATATATCGATGAGGCTAAAAACGATAAATCTGTAGAGGTCATTGCAGGTGGTAACTACGATAAATCTAAAGGATACTTCATTGAACCTACAGTATTGGTAGTTCAGGATCCTAAGTATGTGACCATGTGCGAAGAGTTATTCGGACCAGTATTGACATTATATGTTTATGACGATGAAGAGTTCGATCAGATCCTAGATATCGTAGACAGCACTTCTATCTATGCCTTAACTGGTGCAGTGATTGCTCAGGATCGTTATGCGATTGAAAAAGCAACACACCGTTTGAGAAATGCAGCAGGTAACTTCTACATCAATGATAAATGTACAGGTGCCGTTGTTGGTCAGCAGCCATTTGGTGGTGCCAGAGGTTCAGGTACGAATGATAAAGCAGGATCAATGATCAACCTTTTACGTTGGGTTTCTCCACGTACGATCAAAGAAACTTTCGATCCACCAAAAGATTACCGTTACCCGTTCTTGTCTAACGACTAG
- the can gene encoding carbonate dehydratase: MCAKLETPETKQITYEGLLQGNKDWVAATLAEDPKYFERLSAGQKPPILWIGCSDSRVPANQITNTAPGDIFVHRNIANVVVHTDMNMLSVLDYAVNVLEVEHVIVCGHYGCGGVEAAMGNKQVGIIDNWLRNIKDTYRLHYHELDMISDHKKRAARLVELNVIEGVFNLSKTSIVQNRWSNGKKLSLHGWAYSLASGLITDLGVTCENNSHMKSVFRMDGIEKAK; this comes from the coding sequence ATGTGCGCAAAATTAGAGACACCAGAAACAAAACAAATTACATACGAAGGATTATTACAAGGGAACAAAGACTGGGTGGCTGCCACTCTGGCGGAGGATCCTAAATATTTTGAACGCTTATCTGCCGGACAAAAACCACCGATCTTATGGATCGGTTGTTCTGACAGCCGTGTTCCTGCAAATCAGATCACGAATACTGCTCCGGGTGATATCTTTGTTCACCGTAACATTGCCAATGTGGTGGTGCATACCGATATGAACATGTTGAGCGTACTGGATTATGCTGTAAATGTATTGGAAGTAGAGCATGTGATTGTATGCGGTCATTATGGTTGCGGTGGGGTAGAAGCTGCGATGGGCAACAAACAGGTGGGCATTATCGACAACTGGTTGAGAAATATTAAAGACACTTACAGATTACACTATCATGAGCTGGATATGATCTCTGATCATAAAAAGAGAGCAGCGAGATTGGTAGAATTAAACGTAATCGAAGGGGTTTTCAACCTGAGTAAAACATCTATCGTTCAGAACAGATGGTCCAATGGTAAAAAGTTAAGCTTACATGGATGGGCTTACAGCCTGGCCAGTGGTTTGATCACAGATCTTGGAGTTACCTGTGAGAACAACAGCCATATGAAATCTGTATTTCGTATGGATGGTATAGAGAAAGCAAAATAA
- a CDS encoding SulP family inorganic anion transporter, with translation MQNGNSIFSRLEVKKYILKKNLKHDLPSSIVVFLVALPLCLGIALASGAPLFAGLVTGIVGGIVVSTLSGSQLSVSGPAAGLTAIVLGAIAQLGAYDIFLLAVVLAGVMQLILGLLKGGTIGNYFPSSVIEGMLAAIGLTLILKQLPHALGIDSDFFGDESFFQKDNENTFSAIGNAFSHFSLAAIVISGLSIAVLLFWPKFKKLAVIPAPLLVVVLGIALTFVFQNTGYALQAKQMVEIPVVSGWSEFTALFAVPNFSAITDSKVWVVAATIAVVASLETLLSIEAVDKIDPIKRVSPTNRELMAQGAGNMVSGMLGGLPMTSVIVRSSANVNAGGRTKMSAIFHGVWLLLSLLFIPGIINMIPLACLAAILLVTGYKLTRVALFKHMYHKGWDQFIPFVITIIAVLLTDLLKGVAIGMLFSIFYLLRTNMRNPFFYKIQEEGNKKNLRIKLAEEVSFLNKAAIQVVLTNIPKETNVIIDGTNSRYIDPDVLETIFNYKHNAYTKGIIVSLENIKTQYTVPKLNSKIIEEINN, from the coding sequence ATGCAGAATGGTAACTCAATCTTCTCAAGATTGGAAGTGAAAAAGTATATATTAAAAAAGAATTTAAAACACGATTTGCCCTCGAGTATTGTCGTGTTCCTGGTGGCCCTGCCCCTGTGCCTGGGCATCGCCTTAGCCTCAGGTGCACCTTTATTTGCCGGTCTTGTAACCGGTATTGTGGGGGGTATTGTGGTATCCACGCTAAGTGGATCTCAATTGAGTGTCAGCGGCCCGGCTGCCGGTTTAACAGCCATAGTTTTAGGAGCAATAGCTCAGCTAGGTGCATATGACATCTTTTTATTAGCTGTTGTGCTTGCCGGAGTAATGCAGCTGATCCTTGGTTTATTAAAAGGGGGTACAATAGGTAATTATTTCCCTTCAAGCGTAATTGAAGGAATGCTTGCCGCCATTGGTTTAACGCTGATCCTTAAACAACTTCCTCATGCTTTAGGTATAGATTCAGATTTTTTTGGTGATGAAAGCTTCTTCCAGAAAGACAATGAAAATACCTTCTCTGCCATTGGAAATGCCTTTAGTCATTTTAGCTTAGCGGCAATTGTGATCAGTGGATTGTCTATTGCGGTTTTGCTCTTTTGGCCTAAGTTCAAGAAATTGGCGGTTATTCCTGCACCATTACTTGTAGTGGTATTGGGTATTGCCTTAACTTTTGTATTCCAGAATACTGGATATGCCTTGCAAGCCAAACAAATGGTAGAAATTCCTGTGGTTAGCGGATGGTCGGAATTTACAGCCTTGTTTGCTGTTCCGAATTTTTCGGCAATCACGGATTCTAAGGTATGGGTCGTTGCGGCAACAATTGCAGTAGTAGCGAGTCTGGAGACTTTGTTAAGTATTGAAGCGGTTGATAAAATTGATCCGATTAAAAGGGTCTCCCCAACCAACAGAGAGTTGATGGCTCAGGGTGCGGGAAATATGGTGAGTGGTATGTTGGGCGGTTTGCCAATGACATCGGTGATTGTGAGAAGTTCTGCCAACGTAAATGCCGGCGGAAGAACTAAAATGTCTGCAATATTTCACGGAGTTTGGTTACTTTTATCCTTATTATTTATTCCCGGTATCATCAATATGATTCCTCTGGCCTGTCTGGCTGCGATTCTATTGGTAACGGGTTATAAATTAACACGTGTCGCATTGTTCAAACATATGTATCATAAAGGTTGGGACCAGTTTATACCGTTTGTCATCACGATCATCGCCGTGTTGTTAACCGACTTGTTAAAAGGTGTGGCCATAGGGATGTTGTTCTCGATCTTCTACCTGCTGCGTACCAATATGCGGAACCCATTCTTTTACAAAATACAGGAAGAAGGCAACAAGAAAAACCTACGGATAAAACTTGCCGAAGAGGTATCATTTTTAAATAAGGCGGCCATTCAGGTGGTGCTGACAAATATCCCTAAAGAAACAAATGTGATCATTGATGGAACGAATTCCAGATATATCGATCCCGATGTTTTAGAGACCATCTTTAATTATAAGCACAACGCTTATACTAAGGGGATTATAGTAAGTTTAGAGAATATTAAAACACAATACACTGTTCCAAAGTTGAACAGTAAAATCATAGAAGAAATTAATAATTAG